In Phaseolus vulgaris cultivar G19833 chromosome 10, P. vulgaris v2.0, whole genome shotgun sequence, a single genomic region encodes these proteins:
- the LOC137819225 gene encoding uncharacterized protein gives MSSSSHSIKSIGSELKSLKTLLKEVSQTVQSIAYRQLESETKLNVLTKAKDEKSHILKKLPSHAYISKDHDSFGEGSIRVNDYYQAPPRRHRRDRKEQENPRGVRVDQPHFHGKENIKACVDWEMRVENLFASHKERKERKIQKKREEVEREAKEKEEKEKHEKILEEQKAWEKSVPSHKVIQQDQRFKNTFENLALSTMRNIIIKCTHNSRDEQTYHKVVHKTTYFSTFKVMCGLNHLSPFKLLPSPIGFMPKEKVTTNEHFKIHKMIRDHTQPIKEKLCPRLPKPKEKQKWQPSKLNLQTNTYALFDYFYRWTFDPGGQALAKQEAAIRDQV, from the exons atgtcttcttcttctcattctataaagtctattggaagtgaattaaaatctttaaaaactcttttgaaagaagtttcacaaactgtgcaatcaattgcttatagacaattggagagtgagactaaacttaatgttttgactaaagcaaaggatgagaagtctcacattctaaaaaaattaccttctcatgcatatatctctaaagatcatgattcttttggggagggaagcattagagtaaatgattattatcaagcaccccctagaagacatagaagagatagaaaagaacaagaaaacccaagaggggttagggtagaccaaccccatttccatggaaaagaaaatataaaagcttgcgtagattgggaaatgagggtagaaaatttgtttgcttcccataaagaaagaaaggaaagaaaaatacaaaagaagagagaggaagtcgaaagggaagctaaagaaaaagaagaaaaagaaaagcatgagaagatccttgaagaacaaaaggcgtgggagaagagtgttccttcccacaaggtcattcaacaagaccaaagatttaaaaatac atttgaaaatctagctctttctactatgcgtaatataatcataaagtgcacacacaactctagagatgagcaaacataccataaagtagttcacaaaactacttatttttctacttttaaagttatgtgtggcctaaatcatctttctccttttaagttgttaccatctcctataggatttatgcctaaagagaaagtaaccacaaatgaacattttaaaatacataagatgattagagaccacacacaaccaataaaagagaaactttgtccaaggttgccaaaaccaaaagaaaaacaaaaatggcaacctagtaaacttaatttgcaaactaacacctatgccttatttgattatttctataggtggacgtttgacccaggaggacaagctttggcgaagcaagaggctgctatccgagatcaagtctga